Proteins encoded in a region of the Bradyrhizobium sp. CB3481 genome:
- a CDS encoding nitronate monooxygenase family protein, whose translation MSMPALFKGRLSIPVIGSPLFIISVPDLVIAQCKAGVVGSFPALNARPASLLDEWIARIKEELAAWDKANPDRLSAPFAVNQIVHKSNNRLDHDLAVCEKHKVPMLITSLGAREDLNQACRNWGGIVFHDVINQKFAHKAIEKGADGLILVAAGAGGHAGVISPLAFVEETRAWFDGPIALSGAIANGRAIRAARILGADFAYIGSAFIATKEANAVEGYKQMITSSSAEDIVYSNLFTGVHGNYLKPSIVNAGLNPDDLPTSDPSKMSFGTDASGERTKPKAWKEIWGSGQGIGGIGKVMPAAELIARFKKEYDEAVDPAF comes from the coding sequence ATGTCCATGCCCGCGCTGTTCAAGGGCCGCCTGTCGATACCCGTCATCGGGTCGCCGCTGTTCATCATCTCTGTGCCGGACCTCGTGATCGCCCAATGCAAGGCCGGCGTGGTCGGCTCGTTTCCGGCGCTGAATGCGCGCCCCGCCTCGCTGCTCGACGAATGGATCGCACGGATCAAGGAAGAGCTCGCGGCCTGGGACAAGGCCAATCCCGATCGCCTGTCGGCGCCGTTCGCGGTCAACCAGATCGTGCACAAGTCCAACAACCGGCTCGATCATGACCTTGCGGTCTGCGAGAAGCACAAGGTGCCGATGCTGATCACCTCGCTCGGCGCGCGCGAGGATCTCAATCAGGCCTGCCGCAACTGGGGCGGCATCGTCTTCCACGACGTGATCAACCAGAAATTTGCGCACAAGGCGATCGAGAAGGGGGCCGACGGTCTCATCCTGGTGGCGGCTGGCGCCGGCGGTCATGCCGGCGTGATCTCGCCGCTCGCTTTCGTCGAGGAGACGCGCGCCTGGTTCGACGGTCCGATCGCGCTGTCGGGGGCAATCGCCAACGGCCGCGCGATCCGCGCCGCGCGCATTCTCGGCGCCGACTTCGCCTATATCGGTTCCGCTTTTATCGCGACCAAGGAGGCCAACGCGGTCGAAGGCTACAAACAGATGATCACCTCATCGTCGGCCGAAGACATCGTCTATTCGAACCTGTTCACCGGCGTGCATGGCAACTATCTCAAGCCCTCAATCGTCAATGCCGGCCTCAACCCCGACGATCTGCCGACGTCCGATCCCTCCAAGATGAGCTTCGGCACCGACGCCTCCGGCGAGCGCACCAAGCCGAAGGCCTGGAAGGAAATCTGGGGCTCGGGCCAGGGCATCGGCGGCATCGGCAAGGTGATGCCGGCGGCCGAACTGATCGCACGGTTCAAGAAGGAATATGACGAGGCGGTCGACCCCGCATTCTGA
- a CDS encoding 3-oxoacyl-ACP reductase family protein produces MAAQDLSAHVALVTGASRGIGAAVARTLAEAGAAVAVNYRERGADAEAIVAEIKAKGGRAIAVAADVSQAAAVTQMVEQVVAALGPIDILINNAGVAIVRGVDDLTEDDFDRTIAVNLKSAFLCTQAVLPAMRARKWGRIVNISSGAARGAGAIGVHYNASKAGMEGLTRGYAARLVKEGITVNAVAPSLIATDMMGGRTDLARNIPLGRMGEAAEVAQAVMMVLGNDYMTGQTIVLNGGMAFI; encoded by the coding sequence ATGGCGGCACAGGATCTGAGCGCGCATGTCGCGCTGGTGACGGGCGCATCCCGCGGCATTGGCGCAGCGGTTGCGCGGACGTTGGCGGAAGCCGGAGCGGCAGTCGCGGTCAATTACCGCGAGCGCGGCGCCGACGCGGAGGCGATCGTGGCCGAAATCAAGGCCAAGGGCGGCCGCGCCATCGCGGTTGCGGCCGACGTTTCGCAGGCCGCGGCCGTGACCCAGATGGTTGAACAGGTCGTTGCCGCGCTCGGGCCGATCGACATTCTCATCAACAATGCCGGCGTCGCCATCGTGCGCGGCGTCGACGATCTCACCGAAGACGATTTCGACCGCACCATCGCGGTCAACCTGAAATCGGCGTTCCTGTGCACGCAGGCGGTGCTGCCGGCGATGCGGGCGCGCAAATGGGGCCGCATCGTCAATATCTCCTCGGGCGCTGCGCGCGGCGCGGGGGCCATCGGCGTGCACTACAACGCCTCCAAGGCCGGCATGGAAGGGCTGACCCGCGGCTATGCGGCCCGCCTCGTCAAGGAAGGCATCACGGTGAACGCGGTGGCGCCGTCGCTGATCGCGACCGACATGATGGGCGGCCGGACTGATCTGGCGCGCAACATCCCGCTCGGCCGCATGGGCGAGGCCGCGGAAGTGGCACAAGCCGTCATGATGGTGCTCGGCAACGACTACATGACCGGGCAGACCATCGTGCTCAATGGCGGCATGGCGTTCATTTGA
- a CDS encoding thioesterase family protein yields MDAIFRVDGNDVVTSPFAAGPWHQSMQHGSPPAALVVWAAERMAAPVPMRIARVTVDLMRPVPVAPLTIESEVLREGRKIQLCAVRLLAKGVVVVAATVLKIKMQAQQLPPDAVIPPVDLPSPDQSRVEPADFSSSPFVTGMSLRAARGRFGSPGPGAIWYRVDRPIVEGTAVSQAMRAMAAADFCNGTSPVLDFREWTFLNADLTVNFAREPVGDWILVDAESWIGRDGAGLAMARLADVSGYFGRAVQSLVIEKR; encoded by the coding sequence ATGGATGCCATCTTTCGCGTTGACGGCAATGACGTCGTCACCAGCCCTTTTGCCGCGGGACCATGGCATCAGAGCATGCAGCATGGCTCGCCGCCGGCAGCGCTGGTGGTGTGGGCAGCGGAGCGGATGGCTGCGCCGGTCCCGATGCGCATTGCCCGCGTGACCGTCGATTTGATGCGCCCGGTGCCGGTCGCGCCGCTAACGATCGAGAGCGAAGTCCTGCGCGAGGGGCGCAAGATCCAGCTTTGCGCCGTCAGGCTACTCGCCAAGGGCGTCGTGGTGGTCGCCGCCACCGTTCTCAAGATCAAGATGCAGGCGCAGCAATTGCCGCCCGATGCCGTCATCCCGCCGGTCGATCTCCCCTCGCCGGACCAATCGCGCGTCGAGCCCGCGGATTTCTCCTCCTCGCCATTCGTCACCGGCATGTCGCTGCGCGCTGCCCGCGGCCGGTTCGGCTCGCCGGGTCCCGGCGCGATCTGGTACCGCGTCGACCGGCCGATCGTGGAGGGCACGGCGGTGTCACAGGCGATGCGGGCGATGGCGGCCGCGGATTTCTGCAACGGCACCTCGCCGGTGCTGGATTTCCGCGAATGGACTTTTCTCAACGCCGACCTGACCGTGAATTTCGCGCGCGAGCCGGTCGGCGACTGGATATTGGTCGACGCCGAGTCCTGGATCGGCCGCGACGGCGCAGGGCTCGCGATGGCGCGGCTTGCCGACGTCAGCGGCTATTTCGGCCGCGCCGTTCAGAGCCTGGTTATCGAGAAGCGGTGA
- a CDS encoding ABC transporter substrate-binding protein has product MTSRRITLLVGAVLLGLAGSAQAAGDIGIVRDLAGRVGPVIGSAQACRDIARPRIQNIVDKFTQVIREASSNEAERSDLTQVFDRSVADGRTAVTSGRLDCIRADRQLADLERSISGPSLSSVIGPSPAAAATAAQAATAPTAPVPTGPLPRGIGEKEIRFGIAAPFSGSARELGRQMKLGIETAFNRINDAGGVDGRMLKLFAADDGYEPSRTAEAMKQLYEKDQVFGIVGNVGTPTAAVAIPYALERRMLFFGAFTGANILRNDPPDRYVFNYRASYAQETDAVVRYLVKIRRLQPRQIAVFAQQDSYGDAGFAGVAKAFRSMGVNDSAILRLNYARNTVDVDDAINQLKLAKPPIKAVVMVATYRAAARFIEKTREQYPGLLYSNVSFVGSTALAEELKLLGPRYTNGVIVTQVVPAVSGYSSAVLEYKNALAKYFPGEAADYVSFEGYVAANVLIAGLKRAGPQLDTERLIDTLETMRNLDLGLGTQLSFGRSEHQASNKVWGTALDESGRYQALDLE; this is encoded by the coding sequence ATGACCTCGCGCCGGATCACCTTGCTGGTCGGGGCCGTGCTTCTCGGCCTCGCAGGCAGCGCCCAGGCAGCCGGTGACATCGGCATCGTGCGCGACCTTGCAGGCCGCGTTGGACCCGTGATCGGCTCGGCACAGGCGTGCCGCGACATCGCACGCCCCCGCATCCAGAACATCGTCGACAAGTTCACGCAGGTGATCAGGGAAGCCTCGTCAAACGAAGCGGAGCGTTCTGATCTCACCCAGGTGTTCGATCGCAGCGTCGCGGACGGGCGCACGGCCGTCACCTCGGGCCGGCTCGACTGCATTCGCGCCGACCGTCAGCTCGCCGATCTCGAGCGCTCGATCTCCGGCCCCAGCCTCTCCAGCGTGATCGGCCCCTCGCCTGCCGCTGCGGCAACAGCGGCACAGGCCGCGACCGCGCCGACAGCTCCCGTGCCGACCGGCCCGTTGCCGCGCGGCATCGGTGAAAAGGAAATCCGCTTCGGCATCGCAGCGCCCTTCTCCGGCTCCGCACGTGAGCTTGGCAGGCAGATGAAGCTCGGCATCGAGACCGCCTTCAACCGCATCAACGATGCCGGCGGCGTCGACGGACGAATGCTCAAATTGTTTGCCGCCGACGACGGCTACGAGCCCTCACGCACTGCGGAGGCCATGAAGCAGCTCTACGAGAAGGACCAGGTGTTCGGCATCGTCGGCAATGTCGGCACGCCGACCGCGGCGGTCGCGATCCCCTATGCGCTCGAACGCCGGATGCTGTTCTTCGGGGCCTTCACCGGTGCCAATATCCTGCGCAACGATCCGCCCGATCGCTATGTCTTCAACTACCGCGCCAGCTACGCTCAGGAAACCGACGCTGTCGTGCGCTACCTCGTCAAGATCCGCCGGCTGCAGCCGCGGCAAATCGCCGTGTTCGCTCAGCAGGATTCGTATGGCGATGCAGGATTTGCGGGCGTCGCAAAGGCGTTCCGCTCCATGGGCGTGAATGACAGCGCCATTCTCCGGCTCAACTACGCGCGAAACACCGTCGACGTCGACGATGCCATCAACCAGTTGAAGCTCGCGAAGCCGCCGATCAAGGCAGTGGTCATGGTCGCGACCTATCGGGCCGCGGCACGCTTCATCGAGAAGACGCGCGAGCAGTATCCCGGCCTGCTCTACTCGAACGTCTCGTTCGTCGGCTCCACGGCGCTCGCCGAAGAACTGAAGCTGCTGGGGCCGCGCTACACCAACGGCGTGATCGTGACGCAGGTGGTGCCGGCGGTGTCGGGCTACTCGTCGGCCGTGCTGGAATACAAGAACGCGCTCGCCAAGTATTTCCCCGGCGAAGCGGCCGACTACGTTTCGTTCGAAGGCTATGTCGCCGCCAACGTGCTGATCGCGGGCCTCAAGCGGGCTGGACCTCAGCTCGACACTGAGAGGCTGATCGACACCTTGGAGACGATGCGCAATCTCGACCTCGGTCTCGGCACCCAGCTGAGCTTCGGTCGCTCCGAGCATCAGGCCTCGAATAAGGTGTGGGGCACGGCGCTCGACGAAAGCGGGCGTTACCAGGCGCTCGACCTCGAATGA
- the minC gene encoding septum site-determining protein MinC, which yields MDVRADPTRQLVRLRGRSYVAFVFSPVVPIVDWLAEIDATLARSPGYFVGKPIVLDLSAVDLSSSAIAHLLGSLGERNIRVLGIEGVDEERLIENMPPLLTGGRACVITRTEPAQKPEPEAKPKQTSLLLESPVRSGQSIVFMEGDVTVLGSVGSGAEIVAGGSIHIYGTLRGRAMAGVNGNSSARIYCQKIEAELLAIDGYYQTAEEIDVSLRNRPAQAWLQGETMKITPLN from the coding sequence ATGGACGTCCGAGCGGATCCCACGCGTCAACTGGTCCGGCTGCGCGGCCGTTCCTATGTCGCGTTCGTGTTCAGCCCCGTCGTACCGATCGTGGATTGGCTCGCCGAAATCGACGCGACGCTGGCACGCTCGCCGGGCTACTTCGTCGGCAAGCCGATCGTGCTCGACCTCTCCGCCGTCGACCTTTCCAGCTCCGCCATCGCCCATCTGCTCGGCAGCCTCGGCGAACGCAACATTCGCGTGCTCGGCATCGAGGGCGTGGACGAAGAACGGCTGATCGAGAACATGCCGCCCCTGCTGACCGGCGGCCGCGCCTGCGTGATCACGCGAACCGAGCCGGCGCAGAAGCCCGAACCGGAAGCCAAGCCGAAGCAAACCTCTCTGCTGCTCGAAAGTCCGGTGCGTTCGGGCCAGTCCATCGTCTTCATGGAAGGCGATGTGACGGTCCTGGGTTCGGTCGGCTCGGGCGCAGAGATCGTCGCCGGCGGGTCGATCCATATCTACGGAACGCTGCGCGGCCGCGCGATGGCGGGCGTCAACGGCAATTCGTCGGCACGGATCTACTGTCAGAAGATCGAGGCCGAGCTGCTGGCCATCGACGGCTATTACCAGACCGCCGAAGAAATCGACGTCTCGCTCCGCAACCGCCCGGCGCAGGCCTGGCTGCAGGGCGAGACCATGAAAATTACCCCGCTGAATTAA
- the minD gene encoding septum site-determining protein MinD translates to MAKVLVVTSGKGGVGKTTSTAALGAALAQSGQSVVVVDFDVGLRNLDLVMGAERRVVFDLINVVQGVAKLPQALIRDKRLDNLWLLPASQTRDKDALTDEGVGRVIEELRSRFDWVLCDSPAGIERGATLAMRYADEAVIITNPEVSSVRDSDRIIGMLDSKTVRAERGERVEKHVLITRYDPARAARGEMLNIDDILEILATPLLGIIPESQDVLKASNVGSPVTLNNAESAPARAYIAASRRLMGEQVPMVVPAERKGFMDRLLGRRAA, encoded by the coding sequence ATGGCCAAGGTCCTGGTCGTTACCTCTGGCAAAGGAGGCGTTGGAAAGACTACCTCGACGGCCGCGCTCGGCGCGGCGCTCGCGCAAAGCGGGCAGAGCGTCGTGGTGGTCGATTTCGACGTCGGCTTGCGCAACCTCGACCTTGTGATGGGCGCCGAACGCCGCGTGGTGTTCGACCTCATCAACGTCGTGCAGGGCGTGGCCAAGCTGCCGCAGGCGCTGATCCGCGACAAGCGGCTGGATAATCTCTGGCTGCTGCCGGCCTCGCAGACCCGTGACAAGGACGCACTCACCGACGAGGGCGTCGGCCGCGTCATCGAGGAGCTGAGGTCGCGCTTCGACTGGGTGCTGTGCGACAGTCCGGCCGGCATCGAGCGCGGCGCGACGCTCGCGATGCGCTACGCCGACGAAGCCGTCATCATCACCAATCCCGAGGTTTCCTCGGTGCGCGATTCCGACCGCATCATCGGCATGCTCGATTCCAAGACGGTGAGGGCGGAGCGCGGCGAGCGGGTGGAAAAGCACGTGCTGATCACCCGCTATGATCCGGCGCGCGCCGCGCGCGGCGAGATGCTCAATATCGACGACATCCTCGAAATCCTCGCAACGCCCTTGCTCGGCATCATTCCCGAGAGCCAGGACGTGTTGAAGGCGTCCAACGTCGGCTCACCGGTGACGCTCAATAATGCCGAGAGCGCGCCGGCCCGTGCCTATATCGCAGCGTCGCGCCGCCTCATGGGCGAGCAGGTCCCGATGGTGGTGCCGGCCGAACGCAAGGGCTTCATGGATCGGCTGCTGGGACGGAGGGCTGCATGA
- the minE gene encoding cell division topological specificity factor MinE, producing the protein MSLKLLRLFGGREATAPVARERLQILLAHERGLLGQSDLLVTLREEILAVVSKHVALDPDKVMVKLDRGKTVSTLEVDIEVPNDFEKAKRAAERRMAG; encoded by the coding sequence ATGAGCTTGAAGCTGCTGCGGCTGTTCGGCGGCCGCGAGGCGACCGCCCCGGTTGCGCGGGAGCGGCTGCAGATCCTGCTGGCGCATGAGCGCGGGCTGCTCGGCCAGTCCGATCTCCTGGTCACGCTGCGGGAAGAAATTCTCGCCGTGGTGTCCAAGCACGTGGCGCTCGATCCCGACAAGGTCATGGTCAAGCTGGATCGGGGCAAGACGGTCTCGACGCTCGAGGTCGACATCGAAGTCCCCAACGATTTCGAGAAGGCGAAGCGGGCAGCCGAGCGGCGCATGGCCGGGTGA
- a CDS encoding AMP-binding protein, translating into MSNSLYAFPAVGEQTLRALARYPERTAFAWPGGSITYRGATDMIGRIQSIFMQLGFAPGTPVAFLTANRADTWCAGVAAQLSRFAITWLHPLGSLDDQLFQLEDSEAQMLVVDGVTFRDRGGELAARATGLKSVFTLGPAGYGADLLQAIETAGSATARNFAGPDDVATLNYTGGTTGKSKGALRYHRNIGGFASAILADFEIPDTPRYLAVAPISHVAGTKVLPTLMRGGTVHMLKGFDPEAVFKTIAHEKINFTLFVPTMIYVMLDHPTLDKTDLSSLDLLLYGASAMSPSRLVEGIERIGPVFSQLYGQTECYPVSVLRKADHDPNAPELFLSCGFPIAACQVKILDSDDQEVATGEAGEICVRATHVMNEYWKRPDTTAETLKNGWLHTGDIARVDERGYMFILDRKKDMIVSGGFNIFPREVEDVLSQHADVAMVAVVGVPDDKWGEAVTAVVVPRDGARPNADELINLVKAKKGSAHAPKQIKFVSELPMTGVGKVDKKVLKAEFWSGRERMVG; encoded by the coding sequence ATGAGCAATTCGCTGTACGCGTTTCCGGCGGTGGGCGAGCAGACCTTGCGGGCGCTGGCGCGCTACCCCGAACGTACGGCGTTCGCCTGGCCGGGTGGATCGATCACCTATCGCGGCGCGACCGACATGATCGGCCGCATCCAAAGCATCTTCATGCAGCTCGGCTTTGCCCCCGGTACCCCTGTCGCCTTTCTCACCGCCAACCGTGCCGACACCTGGTGCGCCGGGGTCGCAGCGCAACTATCGCGGTTCGCCATCACCTGGCTGCATCCGCTGGGGTCGCTGGATGATCAATTGTTTCAGCTCGAGGATTCCGAAGCGCAGATGCTGGTCGTCGACGGCGTGACGTTCCGCGATCGCGGCGGTGAACTCGCCGCGCGAGCCACGGGGCTGAAGAGCGTGTTCACGCTCGGCCCTGCCGGCTACGGCGCCGATCTATTGCAGGCGATCGAGACCGCCGGCAGCGCCACGGCGCGCAACTTCGCAGGCCCCGACGATGTCGCCACCCTCAACTACACCGGCGGCACGACCGGCAAATCCAAGGGCGCGCTGCGCTATCACCGCAACATTGGCGGCTTCGCCAGCGCGATCCTCGCCGATTTTGAAATTCCCGATACGCCGCGCTATCTGGCGGTGGCGCCGATCAGCCACGTCGCAGGGACCAAGGTGCTGCCCACGCTGATGCGCGGCGGCACCGTGCACATGTTGAAAGGCTTCGATCCCGAGGCGGTGTTCAAGACCATCGCGCACGAGAAGATCAACTTCACGCTGTTCGTGCCGACGATGATCTACGTCATGCTCGATCACCCCACGCTCGACAAGACCGACCTCTCCTCGCTCGACCTCCTGCTGTATGGCGCTTCCGCGATGTCGCCGAGCCGGCTGGTCGAGGGTATCGAGCGAATCGGCCCGGTATTCTCGCAGCTCTATGGCCAGACCGAATGCTATCCGGTCTCCGTGCTGCGCAAGGCGGACCATGATCCCAACGCGCCGGAACTGTTCCTGTCATGCGGATTCCCGATCGCCGCATGTCAGGTAAAAATCCTTGATAGTGACGACCAGGAAGTCGCAACCGGCGAGGCCGGCGAGATCTGCGTGCGCGCCACCCATGTGATGAACGAGTATTGGAAGCGGCCGGACACCACCGCGGAGACGCTGAAGAACGGCTGGCTGCACACCGGCGACATCGCGCGCGTCGACGAGCGCGGCTACATGTTCATCCTCGACCGCAAGAAGGACATGATCGTCTCCGGCGGCTTCAACATCTTTCCGCGCGAAGTCGAGGACGTCCTGTCGCAGCACGCCGACGTTGCCATGGTCGCCGTGGTCGGCGTACCCGACGACAAATGGGGCGAAGCCGTCACCGCGGTCGTCGTGCCGCGCGACGGCGCCAGGCCGAACGCGGACGAACTGATTAATCTGGTGAAAGCGAAGAAGGGTTCGGCGCATGCGCCGAAACAGATCAAGTTCGTCAGCGAACTGCCGATGACCGGCGTCGGCAAGGTCGACAAGAAGGTGCTGAAAGCGGAGTTCTGGAGCGGCCGCGAGCGGATGGTGGGGTAG
- a CDS encoding nitronate monooxygenase, producing the protein MPSVDVLAHFRDRLSLPLIAAPMFLVSGVELVVAACRNGVIGSFPTVNCRTTEQLEQWLGEIEDRLQRHADASGKQAAPLCANLIVHRSNARLQQDLAVLLRHRPELVITSVGSPAPVIGPLHDAGALVFADVASIRHAERAIAAGADGLVLLTAGAGGQTGWLNPFAFVRAVRAFFDGPLVLAGGIADGHALRAAEALGCELAYMGTKFIATRESMADIRYKQMLAASSADDVLLTSAFTGLQTNMLRPSIEQAGLDPDDLPTRGAIDIGKDIDIGARENSPKRWKDIWSAGHSVSGVTEVLSADEMIARTRTEYLVAAARIRLS; encoded by the coding sequence TTGCCATCCGTCGATGTTCTCGCGCACTTTCGCGACCGCCTCAGCCTACCGCTGATCGCGGCGCCGATGTTTCTCGTCTCCGGTGTCGAGCTCGTGGTCGCCGCCTGCCGCAACGGTGTGATCGGCTCGTTTCCGACGGTGAATTGCCGTACGACGGAACAACTCGAGCAATGGCTCGGCGAGATCGAGGACCGGCTGCAGCGGCATGCCGATGCCAGCGGCAAGCAGGCCGCGCCGCTCTGCGCCAACCTGATCGTGCACCGCTCCAACGCGCGCCTGCAGCAGGATCTTGCGGTGCTGCTGCGGCATCGGCCCGAACTGGTCATTACCTCGGTCGGCTCGCCGGCGCCGGTGATCGGGCCGCTGCACGATGCCGGCGCGCTGGTGTTCGCCGACGTCGCCTCGATCCGCCATGCCGAACGCGCGATCGCCGCCGGTGCAGACGGGCTGGTGCTGTTGACGGCGGGTGCCGGCGGCCAGACCGGGTGGCTCAATCCTTTCGCCTTCGTGCGTGCGGTTCGTGCCTTCTTCGATGGGCCGCTGGTGCTGGCCGGCGGCATTGCCGACGGCCATGCCCTTCGCGCCGCCGAGGCGCTCGGCTGCGAGCTTGCCTATATGGGCACAAAATTCATCGCGACGCGCGAGAGCATGGCGGATATCAGATACAAGCAGATGCTGGCCGCCAGCAGCGCCGACGACGTCCTGCTGACGTCGGCATTTACGGGGTTGCAGACCAACATGCTGCGTCCCTCGATCGAGCAAGCCGGGCTCGACCCGGATGACCTGCCGACGCGCGGCGCGATCGATATCGGCAAGGATATCGACATCGGCGCGCGGGAGAACAGTCCCAAGCGCTGGAAGGATATTTGGAGCGCAGGCCACTCCGTCTCCGGCGTGACGGAGGTGCTCTCTGCCGATGAAATGATCGCGCGCACCCGTACGGAATATCTGGTGGCCGCTGCGCGCATAAGACTCAGCTGA